A genomic stretch from Burkholderiaceae bacterium DAT-1 includes:
- a CDS encoding sensor domain-containing diguanylate cyclase, whose translation MPLACQAVTLLDDKMSGRFVNDQAFILKDPTGQMTINDVMHATGFKPLNGLISIGVAKQPVWIRIELENTAADPHWQLEIRPFLLYDFRAWVPDTSGGLKEYRMGEREPFSARPYPWRQYLLPMHLPAGTSRTVYLRIQHGNHVILPIQVYRMQHWSGIALRDSLLFGAGFGIVAAFALYNIFLFARLRDRMFLLYGATILSYAWFMFDLYGFGSQWLYPHGDFLGPARNVLPNSLSNVFCALYALYMLDSPDAKPYFRRIMWASIPLYGLAIICMLARIHYLSVLINQVVPAITVSLVMYTAVQRIRQGQRTALYILLGLLPALISMTLLVLVRYNILPYHAFPIALPLAGEVIESILFSQALAERFIKLRRDKAQAMQRMLEEKNLRLSEALRHEVELEAKIAERTEALQRSEARLRDMAFQDGLTGLPNRRLFDDRLEALLNQAIRQDAPFALCIIDLDGFKPINDQYGHDAGDAVLREIAERFASLTRAGDTVARLGGDEFALLLPNFDNRFEAHSAFIERIERVCVPPVYVDGLILQVGASIGIARSNALDQLCADALFRAADQAMYAHKRSRRRPSGERQPTLMAP comes from the coding sequence ATGCCACTGGCATGCCAGGCAGTCACCCTGCTCGACGACAAAATGAGTGGGCGTTTTGTGAATGATCAGGCCTTCATTCTGAAAGATCCGACAGGGCAAATGACGATTAACGATGTCATGCACGCCACGGGCTTCAAGCCGCTCAATGGTCTTATCTCAATCGGTGTGGCCAAACAGCCGGTATGGATCCGGATCGAGCTGGAAAATACGGCCGCCGATCCGCACTGGCAGCTAGAGATTCGCCCTTTTCTGCTGTACGACTTTCGTGCCTGGGTACCTGATACATCAGGTGGCCTCAAAGAATATCGCATGGGCGAACGCGAACCGTTTTCTGCCAGACCCTATCCCTGGCGGCAATATTTATTGCCGATGCATTTACCTGCGGGCACATCCCGTACGGTCTACCTGAGAATTCAGCATGGCAACCATGTGATCCTGCCGATCCAGGTATATCGAATGCAGCATTGGAGCGGGATTGCCCTGCGAGACAGCCTGCTTTTCGGAGCCGGATTCGGGATTGTGGCAGCCTTTGCGCTATACAACATTTTTCTGTTTGCACGTCTGCGCGATCGCATGTTCTTGCTGTATGGCGCCACTATTCTGAGCTATGCATGGTTCATGTTCGACTTGTATGGCTTTGGTAGCCAGTGGCTATATCCCCATGGCGATTTTCTGGGGCCTGCGCGCAATGTCTTGCCCAACTCCCTCAGCAACGTCTTCTGTGCACTCTATGCGCTATACATGCTGGATAGCCCGGACGCCAAGCCCTATTTCCGGCGCATTATGTGGGCATCCATCCCGCTGTATGGGCTGGCGATCATCTGCATGCTGGCGCGCATCCATTATCTAAGCGTACTGATTAACCAGGTGGTTCCGGCGATCACCGTTTCCTTGGTGATGTATACCGCAGTCCAACGCATTCGCCAGGGGCAGCGAACCGCCCTGTACATTTTGCTGGGGCTGTTACCCGCACTCATTTCAATGACGCTGCTGGTGTTGGTACGCTATAACATTCTGCCCTACCATGCCTTCCCGATTGCCCTGCCACTTGCCGGCGAGGTGATCGAATCCATTCTGTTCTCACAAGCACTGGCCGAGCGTTTTATCAAATTGCGCAGGGACAAGGCGCAAGCCATGCAACGCATGCTGGAGGAAAAGAATCTGCGTCTATCTGAGGCGTTGCGTCACGAGGTCGAACTCGAGGCCAAAATCGCCGAACGCACTGAAGCCTTACAAAGAAGTGAGGCGCGCTTAAGGGATATGGCATTTCAGGATGGTCTGACGGGCCTACCCAATCGCCGGCTATTTGACGACCGGCTTGAGGCATTACTCAATCAAGCCATCAGACAGGATGCGCCCTTTGCTTTGTGCATTATTGATCTGGATGGATTCAAACCAATCAACGATCAATACGGCCATGATGCTGGCGACGCGGTACTGCGTGAAATCGCCGAGCGCTTTGCAAGCCTGACACGCGCAGGGGATACGGTAGCACGGCTAGGTGGCGATGAATTTGCCCTGCTCTTGCCCAACTTCGACAATCGCTTTGAGGCGCATTCTGCGTTTATCGAGCGTATCGAGCGCGTCTGCGTCCCGCCCGTGTATGTGGATGGCTTAATTCTGCAGGTAGGCGCCAGCATCGGGATTGCCCGATCCAATGCCCTTGACCAATTGTGCGCCGACGCACTTTTCCGGGCTGCAGATCAGGCCATGTATGCACACAAGCGGAGCCGACGCAGGCCATCGGGCGAGCGCCAGCCCACCCTGATGGCACCGTAG
- a CDS encoding DUF1864 family protein, protein MITPNAQAFDDWIRGRFCEINTELENLYFAREDKADVHGVGPELKRELCHTGRDLIASLVKEGNTDEGFEAGFNLLGNVGFYMAACARHEIGEAEAGPSAHLREASALAMEVGASLGVTPRFATSHLTTHNLAVNGRYKSFTSLQDEYVFVDYNNRGILAYKRAAEALLKVLPLGVTHPIAPDLFEAAHDALEAVRRSNEQLSAKLDVDRFFYSVRPYYKPHKVGFNTYRGANAGDFAGINVLDLLLGLCQSNQASYSQLLVEKFLYMMPQDQLILRDCMRQTSLLNSFMTALPEHGNAPWFQANVASFLKVVDAFGETSRQHHNMLVERFIRVPSQALATQHHDNLTASGPPLPVLLAGLEKLRDQRCAAPREDIPTRYADVQALRALIA, encoded by the coding sequence ATGATCACCCCCAACGCGCAAGCGTTTGACGATTGGATACGCGGACGGTTTTGCGAGATCAATACCGAACTGGAAAACCTTTACTTTGCCCGCGAAGATAAGGCCGATGTACACGGTGTGGGTCCCGAGTTAAAGCGTGAGCTATGCCATACAGGACGCGATCTAATCGCCTCGCTTGTAAAGGAAGGCAATACCGACGAAGGCTTTGAAGCAGGATTTAATCTGCTGGGTAATGTTGGATTTTATATGGCGGCCTGTGCGCGCCACGAGATTGGCGAGGCGGAAGCCGGTCCATCCGCGCATCTGCGCGAAGCCTCGGCGCTAGCCATGGAAGTGGGCGCGAGTCTCGGCGTGACCCCGCGATTTGCAACGAGCCACCTGACTACACACAATCTGGCGGTGAATGGTCGTTATAAGTCATTCACCTCGCTGCAGGATGAGTATGTCTTTGTGGATTACAACAATCGCGGGATTCTGGCGTATAAACGCGCAGCGGAAGCTCTGCTCAAAGTGCTACCTCTGGGTGTGACCCATCCGATCGCACCGGATCTGTTTGAGGCCGCCCACGATGCACTGGAAGCCGTACGCCGCAGCAATGAGCAATTGTCGGCCAAGCTGGATGTAGATCGCTTTTTCTACAGCGTGCGCCCCTATTACAAGCCGCATAAGGTGGGATTTAATACGTACCGTGGCGCGAATGCAGGCGATTTTGCTGGGATTAATGTGCTCGATTTGCTATTGGGGCTGTGCCAGTCGAATCAGGCATCGTATTCACAGCTGCTAGTGGAGAAATTTCTGTACATGATGCCGCAAGATCAGCTGATTCTGCGCGATTGCATGCGCCAGACCAGTCTGCTCAACAGCTTTATGACTGCGCTACCGGAACATGGGAATGCGCCGTGGTTCCAGGCGAATGTCGCATCTTTCCTGAAGGTGGTCGATGCCTTTGGCGAAACCTCGCGCCAGCATCACAATATGCTGGTGGAACGCTTTATTCGCGTACCATCGCAGGCACTGGCAACCCAGCACCACGATAACCTCACGGCCAGTGGTCCGCCTTTGCCTGTGCTGCTGGCAGGACTGGAAAAGCTGCGCGATCAGCGTTGCGCTGCACCACGTGAGGATATCCCTACGCGCTATGCAGATGTACAGGCATTGCGCGCCCTCATCGCCTAA
- a CDS encoding aminotransferase class V-fold PLP-dependent enzyme: MSIDRATDFIPANGAYFLSHSVGRPLASAQTHFKDSFFSPWESSAGDPWGAWMGQLNGFCEALATLTHARPSDICPQSNLSSAFTKVLSSLPKRAGQPVIVLSEHDFPTMGFVADQAQKLGYALRFLPRMSDHTDPQVWEDALSDDVQWLLVTQVQSNTGVQVPVADIVAAAKRRDVLTIVDVAQGTGVLPVDVSAWDADFVLGSCVKWLCGGPGAGFLWVNPARIADCQPQDVGWFSHANPFEFDIHHFAYHPGAFRFWGGTPSVAPFVLAAHSIRYFSDIGVDVVRTHNLALTQRIMDALPEGWLVSPRAPSQRSGTLLIHAGDQQQAVQDALKSREIRFDIRATGMRLSPHIYTTAAEVDLLIDTMLHA, translated from the coding sequence ATGAGCATAGATCGCGCAACAGACTTTATTCCTGCCAATGGCGCTTATTTTCTCAGCCATTCAGTCGGGCGTCCTTTGGCAAGCGCCCAAACACATTTCAAAGACAGTTTTTTTTCCCCGTGGGAAAGCAGTGCGGGGGATCCGTGGGGCGCATGGATGGGGCAGCTCAACGGATTTTGCGAGGCACTGGCTACTTTGACTCATGCCCGACCTTCAGACATCTGCCCGCAATCTAATCTCTCGAGTGCGTTCACCAAGGTATTGAGCTCACTGCCTAAGCGAGCGGGTCAGCCAGTCATCGTGCTGAGCGAGCACGACTTCCCCACCATGGGCTTTGTGGCTGATCAGGCGCAGAAGCTGGGCTATGCGCTGCGATTTTTGCCGCGCATGTCCGATCATACTGATCCGCAAGTCTGGGAAGATGCGCTGAGTGACGATGTGCAGTGGCTGCTGGTCACGCAGGTTCAATCCAATACCGGGGTGCAGGTGCCGGTGGCCGATATTGTGGCTGCCGCCAAGCGCCGTGATGTGCTGACGATTGTTGATGTTGCCCAGGGTACAGGCGTTCTGCCGGTGGATGTAAGCGCCTGGGATGCAGATTTCGTGCTTGGCTCATGCGTAAAATGGTTATGCGGCGGTCCGGGGGCGGGCTTTTTATGGGTGAATCCTGCACGGATTGCCGATTGCCAGCCGCAGGATGTGGGCTGGTTCTCACATGCCAATCCCTTTGAGTTCGATATCCATCACTTTGCCTATCATCCGGGGGCATTCCGCTTCTGGGGTGGGACACCTTCCGTTGCGCCATTTGTGCTTGCAGCACATAGCATCCGCTACTTTTCCGACATTGGTGTCGATGTCGTGCGCACACATAATCTTGCACTTACACAACGCATCATGGATGCATTGCCTGAAGGCTGGCTGGTATCACCCCGCGCACCCAGTCAGCGCAGTGGTACCTTGCTGATCCATGCTGGCGATCAGCAACAGGCTGTACAAGATGCCCTGAAGTCACGCGAGATCCGGTTCGATATCCGTGCCACCGGTATGCGTCTGTCGCCCCATATTTACACAACAGCAGCAGAGGTCGATTTGCTGATCGATACCATGTTGCATGCCTGA
- a CDS encoding LytTR family transcriptional regulator, whose protein sequence is MNQDLLSRYLQRRRWFEVAFWIALFAGEASLNSWTVWVDLNREGNLHAFWEPALWEWSSNLILLALIPGLLWMEARFPIRFGQLSRNVPRHFLATLVWSGLHIGLMVAIRKAGYAMQGMEYVFLHGWHELLYEYLKDARGWGYLLLLIGFYRLLLMRLQGEASLLDAPDDGPPVDPVERPERFLVRKLGKEYLLPAAEIEWLQAWGNYVNLRVRGHDYPLRATMASIEARLDPRQFVRVHRSYIVNLAYVKAIEPTDSGDAKALFEHGESVPVSRRYRDALRTQFQI, encoded by the coding sequence ATGAATCAGGATTTGCTCAGTCGTTACCTGCAGCGCCGCCGCTGGTTTGAAGTGGCCTTCTGGATTGCATTGTTTGCAGGCGAGGCCAGCCTCAATAGCTGGACAGTCTGGGTCGACCTCAATCGCGAGGGGAATCTCCATGCATTCTGGGAACCAGCCCTGTGGGAATGGAGTAGTAATCTGATATTGCTGGCGCTAATACCTGGCCTCTTATGGATGGAGGCGCGTTTTCCGATTCGCTTCGGGCAATTGAGCCGCAACGTACCTCGCCATTTTCTTGCTACTTTGGTGTGGTCTGGCTTGCACATAGGCCTGATGGTGGCGATCCGCAAGGCAGGTTATGCCATGCAGGGGATGGAGTACGTATTCCTGCATGGCTGGCACGAACTGCTTTACGAATATCTGAAAGATGCGCGTGGCTGGGGCTATCTCCTGTTATTGATCGGATTCTATCGACTGCTGTTAATGCGATTGCAGGGCGAAGCCAGCTTGCTGGATGCGCCGGATGATGGCCCGCCTGTCGATCCGGTTGAGCGGCCTGAGCGTTTTCTGGTGAGAAAGCTGGGGAAAGAGTATCTATTGCCAGCTGCCGAAATTGAGTGGCTACAAGCTTGGGGAAATTACGTCAATCTTCGAGTGCGAGGCCATGACTATCCTTTAAGGGCCACAATGGCCTCTATCGAGGCTCGCCTCGACCCCAGACAATTTGTTCGGGTGCATCGTAGCTATATCGTGAATTTGGCTTATGTAAAAGCCATTGAACCAACAGATTCGGGCGATGCAAAGGCACTGTTTGAGCATGGTGAATCAGTGCCGGTCAGTCGCCGATATCGCGACGCATTGCGCACACAATTCCAGATTTGA
- a CDS encoding acyltransferase, whose protein sequence is MQTHQRIAGTDYLRALLAILVILHHAGQPYGPTGGSWPIHHAVQWHWLGPFFHINASFFMGLFFLISGYFTPGAVDSKGTRQWLADRFKRFVPAILGFGLLVVPLLRHTLINKAWADSFLPFEWGHLWFLGHLLIYAVLFVLIRSCLPRFAQSERPFPPLKSIIAYVAILSIASALTRQYFPIDRWVNIGVPAEIAHLPQYASLYWIGVLAAAGKWLNRVPTRLGTGALGMAGLLITWRLGLHLIQPSWDSVPGWMEHLIWNTWEAALCASLCLGLCWLFNRPNIHQQHTAQAIGQASFFIYVTHLPILVVYQFLFEQSSFGPVALTLITGMCTLTTCLLLSHLQKEMKRIFFR, encoded by the coding sequence ATGCAAACTCACCAACGGATAGCAGGTACCGATTACTTGCGTGCTCTTTTGGCCATACTTGTCATTCTTCATCATGCAGGCCAGCCTTATGGGCCTACAGGTGGCAGCTGGCCGATTCATCATGCGGTGCAGTGGCACTGGCTAGGGCCATTTTTTCACATCAATGCCTCATTTTTCATGGGATTGTTTTTCCTGATATCGGGCTACTTTACGCCCGGTGCAGTGGATTCAAAGGGTACCCGCCAATGGCTGGCTGACCGCTTCAAACGCTTTGTTCCTGCCATTCTCGGGTTTGGCCTGTTGGTTGTACCGTTATTGCGGCACACCCTTATCAACAAAGCCTGGGCAGATAGCTTTCTGCCATTTGAATGGGGTCATTTATGGTTTCTCGGCCACCTACTGATCTATGCCGTTCTATTTGTTCTGATTCGGTCATGCCTACCAAGGTTTGCGCAGTCCGAGCGCCCGTTCCCGCCATTGAAGTCCATCATTGCCTACGTCGCCATTCTCTCCATCGCAAGTGCTCTGACCCGGCAATATTTCCCAATCGACCGCTGGGTGAACATCGGGGTGCCCGCGGAAATCGCGCACCTGCCACAATATGCATCACTGTACTGGATCGGTGTGCTGGCAGCAGCAGGTAAATGGCTGAATCGGGTGCCGACCCGACTGGGTACCGGGGCGCTAGGCATGGCCGGTCTGTTGATCACCTGGCGACTGGGCCTACATCTAATTCAACCAAGCTGGGATTCGGTGCCTGGATGGATGGAACACCTGATCTGGAATACCTGGGAAGCGGCACTGTGCGCTAGCTTGTGTCTGGGTCTGTGCTGGCTATTTAATCGCCCGAACATCCACCAACAACACACCGCTCAGGCAATCGGTCAGGCATCGTTCTTCATCTATGTCACCCACCTGCCTATTCTAGTGGTGTATCAGTTCCTGTTCGAACAGAGCAGCTTCGGGCCGGTTGCACTTACTTTGATTACCGGAATGTGTACCCTGACAACGTGTCTTCTGCTCTCACACCTTCAAAAAGAAATGAAACGTATATTTTTCAGATAA
- a CDS encoding DUF3472 domain-containing protein → MRNLIIVLALSTSSLAAVAEAVTLPLSANAWVRHDPEATLRMITPRGLRNWVDTRQQIDTWVWVPKAGEITVSLQGTARHAATFTLSLGDQHAIIKTSRTHGTLTTQRFRISEPGYHAISLQGQQHSRGAEFAAIDSIRIEGEPISRDVHHIRDEVYWGRRGPSVHLNYAPPDPKAKYEWFYNEVTVPEGFDTVGSFFMAAGFGQGYFGMQVNSPTERRVLFSVWSPFQTDNPAAIPPDKQVKLLAKGPEVKSGEFGNEGSGGQSLRRFNWKTGATYRFLLRIRPDDQQHTEYTAWFTGEGVDGWQLMARFSRPDTSTWLQHPHSFLENFIPETGDTTRQAYYGTPWVRTHDGDWEPAVQARFTYDDTAKRGNRLDYAGGVENGRFFLRNTGFFNGGTLAGTLFTLPHPGQAPDLLLEHLPR, encoded by the coding sequence ATGCGAAATCTGATCATCGTACTTGCGTTATCGACCTCATCTCTTGCTGCTGTTGCAGAAGCGGTCACCCTGCCCCTGTCTGCCAATGCCTGGGTACGCCATGATCCGGAAGCGACCCTGCGCATGATCACCCCTCGGGGACTTCGCAACTGGGTCGATACGCGGCAACAGATCGATACGTGGGTGTGGGTACCCAAAGCGGGCGAAATTACCGTTTCACTTCAAGGCACGGCAAGGCATGCCGCGACGTTCACCCTGTCGCTCGGAGATCAACATGCCATCATCAAAACGAGCCGCACACACGGTACGCTGACAACACAGCGATTCAGGATTAGCGAACCGGGATATCACGCCATTTCCCTGCAGGGGCAGCAACATTCGCGCGGTGCGGAGTTTGCGGCAATTGATTCGATCCGCATCGAAGGTGAGCCTATCAGCCGGGATGTGCACCACATCCGCGATGAGGTTTACTGGGGCAGGCGTGGCCCTTCCGTGCATCTGAATTACGCACCACCCGACCCAAAGGCCAAGTACGAATGGTTCTACAACGAAGTCACCGTGCCGGAAGGTTTTGATACGGTGGGTTCATTTTTCATGGCGGCCGGGTTCGGGCAGGGCTATTTCGGGATGCAGGTGAACAGCCCGACCGAGCGCCGCGTGCTCTTTTCGGTATGGAGCCCCTTCCAGACCGACAATCCCGCTGCCATTCCACCCGACAAGCAGGTGAAATTGCTGGCGAAAGGCCCGGAGGTAAAGAGTGGCGAGTTTGGCAACGAAGGATCGGGCGGACAAAGCCTGCGACGATTCAACTGGAAAACAGGTGCGACCTATCGATTTCTGTTGCGCATTCGTCCCGACGATCAGCAGCATACCGAATACACCGCCTGGTTTACCGGGGAAGGCGTGGATGGCTGGCAGCTGATGGCTCGTTTCAGCCGCCCTGACACCTCGACCTGGTTGCAGCATCCGCATTCATTCCTGGAAAATTTCATCCCCGAGACGGGCGACACCACACGCCAAGCGTACTATGGCACACCCTGGGTTCGCACCCACGACGGAGACTGGGAACCCGCTGTGCAAGCTCGCTTTACCTATGACGATACGGCCAAGCGAGGGAATCGACTCGATTATGCGGGCGGGGTAGAAAATGGCCGCTTTTTCCTACGCAATACAGGCTTTTTCAATGGCGGCACCCTAGCGGGCACACTATTCACATTGCCCCACCCGGGTCAGGCTCCTGATTTGTTACTTGAGCATCTACCCCGTTAA
- a CDS encoding TonB-dependent receptor gives MKLKQLTLALGLIGFASAMGSHALAADGEEGTKRVEKIEVTGSSIKRVAKEGALPLTTLNREDIAKTGATTAQDLVALIPSNFGGTVVASNVGATGIASTAALRALPSKYTLVMINGRRVASYAFGNPVVDLNSIPLAAVDRVEILRDGASALYGADAIAGVINFILKKDFRGVESSAYWTKNTHDGGNSEVYSVTAGFGNLDENRFNLLFTASHEFDQALRAVDRDYAKTGVRPDLGLIKSSPRNGIPNVTFSDVNNPYVEGNDWTQHSVNPTRASGCNTPGFAMFNDGPTACRTDYVSFIDLIPKQSHDNISGRFTYAIDNDTQFFAEASHVKDIVLSHYSPAPYTKQMDYPVGGPFYPKTITLPVGYTLKKGYKMPDGTVLAADTVLTSPMSVVPVGPISGRWRTVAGGGRGDETVQSSNRIVIGMKGNAFGWDYDGAINWSTNDGEVRFAGGQYSYAKLTPLVEKGLINVFGAQTAESKRLLDSAEITGPENNAISKSTEFELHGSRAVAELTDGSVMMSIGGSFRKESLEQISQPVLASGDQVGGNGPVPSVSGDRKIYALFSEVIVPVQKDLELNFSGRYDNYKNGFGTSFSRFSPKAAFQYSPTESVKVRGSMAQGFRAPSLYENLLPFTAGNNTNASWNDPIRCPNGVPVTSKNKVGDLQDECNVQAPTANGGNPNLKPEKSNQYSLGLVFEPAKDMSLSIDYWHIKVDDAIATLAEAEAYGMSTWKLFQQQYFRYDPNYTAPDGSKPYAKGWDASMVGKGPLLQGSVNPDFPLAYVYTPWQNLANYFADGIDINYRYRLKVTDVGTFNLNVDGTRMTKHGYTFNGSNGAVTVNDAGVFQSYGATPKWRHAITLSFARGPVRASLTNNYTSSYTDYNFGQFADKDNGADRTVDAFSTWDMQASYDVMKNATVGFGVKNMFDKEPPASRNSNNFQAGYDAQNANPLGRQLYFRLRYKFF, from the coding sequence ATGAAATTGAAGCAACTGACTCTTGCCTTGGGCCTGATTGGCTTTGCTTCGGCGATGGGCTCGCATGCCCTGGCTGCCGATGGCGAAGAAGGCACAAAGCGCGTTGAAAAAATTGAAGTGACTGGTTCGTCTATCAAGCGCGTCGCCAAAGAGGGCGCACTGCCGCTGACCACGCTGAATCGTGAAGATATCGCCAAGACGGGCGCAACAACTGCACAAGACCTCGTCGCACTGATTCCTTCAAACTTTGGTGGCACTGTCGTTGCTAGTAACGTTGGTGCGACTGGTATTGCGTCGACTGCCGCATTGCGTGCATTGCCTTCAAAATACACGCTGGTCATGATCAATGGTCGTCGTGTGGCTTCCTATGCCTTTGGCAACCCGGTTGTTGATTTGAACTCCATCCCTCTGGCCGCAGTTGATCGTGTTGAAATACTGCGTGATGGCGCATCCGCTCTGTACGGTGCCGATGCGATTGCCGGGGTGATCAACTTTATCCTGAAAAAAGACTTCCGCGGCGTTGAATCGTCGGCATACTGGACCAAAAACACCCACGATGGCGGAAACAGCGAGGTGTATAGCGTCACTGCAGGTTTCGGCAATTTGGATGAAAACCGCTTTAATCTGCTTTTCACTGCCAGTCACGAATTTGATCAGGCCTTGCGCGCGGTTGATCGTGATTATGCGAAAACTGGGGTTCGTCCCGATCTTGGCTTGATTAAGTCCTCTCCTCGTAACGGTATTCCAAACGTCACTTTCTCAGATGTGAACAATCCCTATGTAGAAGGGAACGATTGGACGCAGCATAGCGTGAATCCTACGCGCGCCAGTGGATGTAATACACCTGGCTTTGCGATGTTTAATGATGGCCCGACTGCTTGTCGCACAGACTATGTCAGCTTCATTGATTTGATTCCAAAGCAATCGCACGACAACATTTCTGGCCGCTTTACCTATGCCATCGATAACGATACGCAGTTCTTTGCAGAGGCTTCTCATGTCAAAGATATCGTATTGTCTCACTACTCCCCTGCACCTTATACAAAGCAGATGGACTATCCGGTAGGCGGTCCGTTCTACCCTAAAACCATCACCTTGCCAGTCGGTTACACCCTGAAGAAGGGTTACAAAATGCCGGATGGTACAGTCTTGGCTGCAGATACCGTGTTGACCAGTCCGATGAGTGTCGTGCCAGTGGGCCCCATTTCCGGTCGTTGGCGGACGGTTGCCGGGGGCGGACGCGGTGATGAGACTGTTCAGTCTTCAAATCGTATTGTCATCGGCATGAAGGGTAATGCATTTGGCTGGGATTACGACGGTGCAATCAACTGGAGTACAAATGACGGGGAAGTCCGCTTTGCAGGTGGCCAGTATAGCTACGCTAAGCTGACCCCACTTGTTGAAAAAGGCTTGATTAATGTATTTGGCGCTCAAACCGCTGAAAGTAAGCGTTTGCTGGATAGCGCAGAAATCACAGGCCCTGAAAACAACGCGATCTCCAAGTCGACCGAATTCGAGCTTCACGGTTCACGTGCGGTTGCTGAGCTGACTGATGGGTCGGTCATGATGTCTATTGGTGGCTCGTTCCGTAAGGAGTCTCTGGAACAAATCTCGCAACCAGTGCTTGCATCGGGCGACCAGGTTGGTGGCAATGGTCCGGTGCCCTCAGTATCCGGCGACCGCAAGATCTATGCATTGTTCTCAGAAGTCATTGTTCCGGTTCAGAAAGATCTCGAACTGAATTTCTCGGGCCGCTATGACAACTACAAAAATGGCTTCGGTACCAGTTTCAGTCGCTTCAGTCCCAAAGCTGCATTCCAGTATAGTCCGACTGAATCCGTGAAGGTTCGCGGCTCGATGGCACAAGGTTTCCGTGCGCCATCATTGTATGAAAACCTCTTACCTTTCACTGCTGGTAACAATACCAATGCAAGCTGGAATGACCCGATTCGTTGTCCGAATGGTGTGCCTGTTACCAGTAAGAATAAGGTAGGCGACCTTCAGGATGAGTGTAATGTTCAAGCGCCGACTGCAAACGGTGGCAATCCAAATCTGAAGCCTGAAAAATCGAATCAATACTCGCTCGGTCTCGTATTTGAACCAGCAAAAGACATGAGCTTGTCCATTGATTACTGGCATATCAAGGTCGATGATGCGATTGCAACGCTGGCAGAAGCCGAAGCATATGGCATGAGTACTTGGAAGCTGTTCCAGCAACAATACTTCCGGTATGACCCGAATTACACCGCACCAGACGGAAGCAAACCCTATGCAAAGGGCTGGGATGCATCCATGGTCGGTAAAGGACCATTGCTGCAAGGTAGTGTCAACCCAGACTTCCCGCTTGCTTATGTGTATACCCCGTGGCAAAACTTGGCCAACTACTTTGCTGATGGTATCGATATCAACTATCGCTATCGTCTGAAAGTGACTGATGTCGGTACATTCAACCTGAATGTTGATGGTACTCGCATGACCAAACATGGATATACCTTTAACGGCTCCAATGGTGCGGTGACAGTCAATGACGCAGGCGTGTTCCAGTCGTACGGTGCAACACCGAAATGGCGTCATGCAATTACGTTGTCGTTCGCTAGAGGCCCTGTCCGTGCTTCTCTGACCAATAACTATACTTCTAGCTACACGGACTATAACTTTGGTCAGTTTGCAGATAAGGACAATGGCGCAGATCGTACTGTTGACGCGTTCTCGACATGGGATATGCAGGCCAGCTATGACGTGATGAAGAATGCAACTGTAGGTTTTGGCGTTAAGAACATGTTTGACAAAGAGCCGCCTGCATCGCGTAATTCAAACAACTTCCAGGCTGGATACGACGCTCAAAACGCCAACCCGCTGGGTCGCCAGCTGTACTTCCGTCTGCGCTACAAGTTCTTCTAA
- a CDS encoding MAPEG family protein, whose amino-acid sequence MQLTITGLYGGILALILFVLSARIVALRFKHRVGIGDGNLPELALAIRAHGNFIEYTPFALLLLACNELNHAPLWLLHVAGLILILARLSHALAISQSRGVSIKRTFGMIGTFTVLLVLGISAILQGFGGILHV is encoded by the coding sequence ATGCAACTCACCATTACCGGCCTGTATGGCGGCATTCTTGCCCTGATCCTGTTTGTGTTGTCCGCGCGCATTGTCGCACTGAGATTCAAGCATCGCGTTGGGATTGGCGATGGCAATCTGCCCGAACTGGCGCTTGCCATTCGCGCCCATGGCAATTTCATCGAATACACGCCATTTGCGCTCCTATTGCTGGCGTGCAATGAACTAAATCATGCGCCACTCTGGCTGCTTCATGTAGCGGGGCTTATCCTTATTCTGGCGCGACTGAGTCACGCACTGGCGATCAGTCAATCCAGAGGCGTCAGTATCAAGCGTACATTCGGGATGATTGGGACATTTACCGTATTGCTGGTGCTCGGTATCTCGGCGATCCTGCAGGGATTTGGAGGGATACTGCATGTCTGA